The DNA segment GGCTCCTCGTCCAGGGCCACCACCTTGGCCCCCTGCGCCACGTTCGCCGATGCCGGATGCCACGGCTGGGTCGCGCCGATGAGGCACACCACGTCGGCGTCGGCCATGTATTCGCCGGGCTCGAAGCCGCCGTGCAACTCATGGTCCCGCGGGAAGTTGAAGTAGCCGCTGCTGCGGGTCTCCACCACCGGGGCGTTGAGCAGTTCCGCCAGCTCCACCATGCGTTCCACGATGGCCGCGTTCTTGCCGGCGTTCTCGCTCACGATGACGGGGTTCCGCGCCGTGCGCAGCAATCCCGCCAGCTCCGCGATCCCGTCGGGGTCGGGGCTCGGCATGGTGGGCATGGACACCTTGAGGGGCGCCTCCCGCGTGACCTTGTCGAACAGGTACTCGATGGGCAGCGACACGAACACCGGTCCGCGTGGCGAGCTCATGGCCATCTGGCAGGCACGCTGGATGGTGGAAACCAGGATGTTCTTGTCGTTGACCCCGAAGCTCCACTTCACGCACCGGTCCACCAGCCGGGCCGGGCCGCCCACGTCCGAGAGGAAACGCATCCACTGGCCGCCGGGATCGGGGCCGTCATCCTCGCCGAAAGCGATGGACTCGCCGGTGAAGACCACCATGGGCACCTGCTCGTGGAGCGCCCCGCGCAGGGCCATGGAGCCGTGCAGCGCACCCACGGTGGTGTGGATCATGACGCCCGGCAGCTTGCCCGTGGCCTTGGCGTAGCCGCTGGCCATGGCCAGCGCGATCTCTTCGTGGCGCGAGCTCAAGTACACCGGCATGCTCTCGTCCGGCTTGGCCAGGGCCTCCCACACCGGCGACCACTCCGAGCCCGGCGACGCGAAGATGCGCTCCACGCCCATGCCCGACAGAACGCGCAGAAAGGCTTCTCCGCCCGTGAGTCCGTTGACTTCGATCATGTGTCGTTCCTCCGTTTCGGTACGTTCGCCGGGGTGGCGTCAAGGCTCGGGCTCCCCGCCCCGCCCCTGGATTCCCGCTTTCGCGGGAATGACGGAGAGGAGGGCGGGAATGAAGGAGAAGAGCGCCTTGGCACAACGGCGCCTTGGCACAAGAGCGCCTTGGCACAACGTGTTTGCCGGGCGCGAGCCGCCCTCCTCGCTCCCGGCACTCGTCCATAGGTAGACCACGCCATCGGGGCGGTCAACTCCTCAGATTCTCCTGGCGGCGAAGGTGGGGAGCCACCCGGCGGGCGGCCTCAGGTCCAGCGAATTCTCGTCGATGGAGGTGCGCCCGGACAGGAGCACGCGCTCGCCGCGGTAGGCCCACACGCGCAGATCGGCCCACACGTGCGCGCCGTCGCCGAGGGGGACGCGCGGCCGCCCCACCTTGCGCTGGGCGACGTAGCCCTCGCCGCGCCGCACCAGCCGCTGCAGGCGCGAGCGCCCGACGCGCGCGCTGGGCAGAAAGCCCCGGCTCGCGTGGCTGCGCATGGGCTTGAAGACGAACCGCTCCCGGTCCGCCGCGAGGCTGTCGAGGTTGTCGGGGCGGAGCAGATGGGTCTCGGGAATGTGCCGGCTCAGGACCGCGCGCTCGCCAGGCTCGATGCCGAGTTCACTGTCCCATTGCGGCAAGGACAGGAACTCCAGCAGGCGCTTGTCGCTGCGCGTGGCGTACGTGAAAGGACTGGGCGCGACGTAGACGTTGCCTTCCAGGAACGCGTCGCGCAAGGCGCGCGTCACGTCCTTCTCCAGGAAGAAGTCCGTGGAACGGTTCACGATGAAGGACACCGGCTCGCCGCGATGCCGCAGCCGCGTTCCGTCCCAGTCGAGATCCGCCGTGGAGCCCACCTCCGCGGACCAGCCCTCGCCGCGGAACAACTCCCGCAGCATCTCCATCTCGCGCTGGAACTTGCCCCGTTCCAGGGCGTCGGGCTCGTCGAGGATGAGGAAGAGTCCGTCCGGCATGTTGCCGAAGAAACCCTCGGCCTCCCGCTGCACCATGCGGATGATGTGTTGCCCCAACTCGGCGGCCGACGGCGGCGCTTCGACGGCCGCCTGACGGTCCGGCTCCAGGAGCGCGTGGTAGCATTCGTTGATGAGACCGGCGAAAAGAAGCCCGGAGCCGTTGTCGTTGAACTCGATGACCTGCCACGGACCGTCGGGAGGGAAGTGGAAGTCCCAGGCGCTGAAGAAGCACACCTCCGGGCGGTGCGCGGGCACCGTCTGGCCCGACGAAGCCACCACGGCCTCCTGCCACACGGGCCGGGTGGTGACGTCCTCGAAGACGCGAATGAACGCGTCGATCTCGTCCAGCACGGCGGCCGGAATCCCTTGGTGGGCGAAGGTGACCGAGAACTCATCGGGAACGCCGGGGATGCCCCCGGCACGGAGCCGGCTCCAGAACTCTTGGCGCCGATCCTCCATCAGCTTGTCGCACGGGTGTTACGTCGGTTCATGCAGAACACGTACCAGACCCTGAAGGAAACGCGCCACCTCGGCGCTGTCCTCCAGCCGGTACCGCGCCGCGGTCGGACGGGGCTCGTCCGCCACGAGGATCCCGATGCCCCTGCCGTCCACCGCCTCGAAGGCGTCCTCGTCGGTGGTGTCGTCGCCCAGGTAGAACGGCACCATGTCC comes from the Deltaproteobacteria bacterium genome and includes:
- a CDS encoding thiamine pyrophosphate-binding protein; amino-acid sequence: MIEVNGLTGGEAFLRVLSGMGVERIFASPGSEWSPVWEALAKPDESMPVYLSSRHEEIALAMASGYAKATGKLPGVMIHTTVGALHGSMALRGALHEQVPMVVFTGESIAFGEDDGPDPGGQWMRFLSDVGGPARLVDRCVKWSFGVNDKNILVSTIQRACQMAMSSPRGPVFVSLPIEYLFDKVTREAPLKVSMPTMPSPDPDGIAELAGLLRTARNPVIVSENAGKNAAIVERMVELAELLNAPVVETRSSGYFNFPRDHELHGGFEPGEYMADADVVCLIGATQPWHPASANVAQGAKVVALDEEPLHMNLPYWGVQVDLSIAGELEASLGALVERLRQDGVEDGGAGAERRAKLREQGTARRAKWAQQAQSLGSKEPMDTNWVIYQLNQAIPDDVYLVEETITHRLAVHQYLDRVKPGNFYSGCIGGLGTGLGTALGVKAAHPDKPVVLVMGDGTFNYNPGIAGFGFAQEFRMPILIVLMNNHGYKSMKRGVPEYYPDGWAVSTNKFVGTSIAPAPDYAAIVRAFDGFGERVQSPDMVKPALERGLQAAKEGRLALVDLWLEPVNE